One window of the Eschrichtius robustus isolate mEscRob2 chromosome X, mEscRob2.pri, whole genome shotgun sequence genome contains the following:
- the GPR101 gene encoding probable G-protein coupled receptor 101, protein MASTCTNSTRENSSHTCVPLSKMPISLAHGIIRSSVLLIFLTASFVGNIVLALVLQRKPQLLQVTNRFIFNLLVADLLQISLVAPWVVATSVPFFWPLNSHFCTALVSLTHLFAFASVNTIVVVSVDRYLSIIHPLSYPAKMTPRRGYMLLYGTWIVAILQSTPPLYGWGQAAFDERNALCSMIWGASPSYTILSVVSFIIIPLIVMIACYSVVFGAARRQHALLYNVKSHSLEVRAKDHVENEDEEGEKKDEFQGESEFHGQDEGEVKAKEGSVEAKDGSRKAKEGSVETGEGSVEAKGSEEVRESSLVAGEGSTKIQSSKKADKGRLEVTQCNIDLGEDDMEFGEDDIHFSEDDIEAVNITESLPVSHRNSTSDPPLPRCYQCKAAKVIFLIIFSYVLSLGPYCFLAVLAVWVDVQTKVPQWVITIIIWLFFLQCCIHPYIYGYMHKTIKQEIQDMLKKFFCKEKPPKEDSHPDLPGTGAGTEGGTEGKIIPSHDSATSP, encoded by the coding sequence atGGCGTCCACCTGCACCAACAGCACGCGCGAAAACAGCAGCCACACGTGCGTGCCCCTCTCCAAAATGCCCATCAGCCTGGCGCACGGCATCATCCGCTCGAGCGTCCTGCTCATCTTCCTCACCGCCTCCTTCGTGGGCAACATAGTGCTGGCGCTCGTGCTGCAGCGCAAGCCGCAGCTGCTGCAGGTGACCAACCGCTTCATCTTTAACCTCCTCGTCGCTGACCTGCTGCAGATTTCACTCGTGGCCCCCTGGGTGGTGGCCACCTCCGTGCCCTTTTTCTGGCCCCTCAACAGCCACTTCTGTACCGCCCTGGTTAGCCTCACTCACCTGTTCGCCTTTGCCAGCGTCAACACCATCGTCGTGGTGTCGGTGGATCGCTACCTGTCCATCATCCACCCTCTCTCCTACCCGGCCAAGATGACCCCGCGCCGGGGTTACATGCTCCTCTACGGCACCTGGATCGTGGCCATCCTGCAGAGCACACCCCCACTCTATGGCTGGGGCCAGGCCGCCTTTGACGAGCGCAATGCCCTCTGCTCCATGATCTGGGGGGCCAGCCCCAGCTACACCATTCTCAGCGTCGTGTCCTTCATCATCATCCCGCTGATTGTCATGATTGCCTGCTACTCTGTGGTGTTCGGTGCAGCCCGCCGGCAGCACGCTCTGCTCTACAACGTCAAGAGCCACAGCTTGGAGGTGCGAGCCAAGGACCACGTGGAGAATGAGGacgaagagggagagaaaaaggatgAGTTCCAGGGTGAGAGCGAGTTCCACGGCCAGGATGAAGGTGAGGTCAAGGCCAAGGAGGGCAGTGTGGAAGCCAAGGATGGCAGCAGGAAGGCCAAAGAAGGGAGCGTGGAGACCGGTGAGGGGAGCGTGGAGGCCAAGGGCAGTGAGGAGGTCAGAGAAAGCAGCTTGGTGGCCGGCGAAGGCAGCACCAAAATTCAGAGCAGCAAGAAGGCAGACAAGGGCCGCCTAGAGGTCACCCAGTGCAACATTGACTTGGGTGAAGACGACATGGAGTTTGGTGAGGATGACATCCATTTCAGCGAGGATGACATCGAGGCGGTGAACATCACAGAGAGTCTCCCAGTCAGTCATCGAAACAGCACCAGCGACCCCCCTCTGCCCAGGTGCTACCAGTGCAAAGCTGCTAAAGTGATCTTCCTCATCATCTTCTCCTACGTGCTGTCCCTGGGGCCCTACTGCTTTCTAGCGGTTCTGGCCGTGTGGGTGGATGTCCAAACCAAGGTACCCCAGTGGGTGATCACCATAATTATCTGGCTTTTCTTCCTGCAGTGCTGCATCCACCCCTACATCTATGGCTACATGCACAAGACCATCAAGCAGGAGATCCAGGATATGCTGAAGAAGTTCttctgcaaggagaagccccccAAAGAAGACAGCCACCCAGACCTGCCCGGAACCGGAGCCGGCACCGAGGGTGGAACTGAAGGCAAGATCATCCCTTCTCATGATTCTGCCACTTCGCCTTGA